Proteins co-encoded in one Aspergillus flavus chromosome 2, complete sequence genomic window:
- a CDS encoding FAD binding domain protein has product MKGFVSSTLATLAGATVLIGTQGASVVTASLTAAATTVSPKPTTLFPAQTVQLTNEVLAAVSSNVRNANISDVFHFADPYTDSTLSKKNPRSCKVMPGDVSWPKNLLWNTLDTLLGKRLIKTVPLAAYCYPEWPEYDADKCANITSQWAVSNLHMDDPVSIMLPRYEGRTCMAPGYNYTKTCELGSYPTYVVNASTNTGHDFNGKSSGKGALSIWTHWFKDKAFYPQYKAANGYVGPAIKFGSGYAKSLGVSVVGGEAVTVGLGGGHTAGGGHSPLSSMYGMAADQVLAMEVILANGRFITASSTENSDIFWMLRGGGGSTIGVVTSLIVKALPRLPTTTVTFNFTINDAPNVDAFWKGIEAYFVNFEDFINAGTYGYYYVGASATEIGTDDAGSTDYYFRMHSVVAPNMTIAETKALLAPWYNVLDSLNITYTPCHDAWAVASPKEYVGAAAVKTTSRLMPRSVFQDDTLRQRTYAAHKDAIEKGIIGLFVAGFHISGTGIAVAPPNDTSVLPALLAHVIVGIKWPNNATWETVRNASLAVTSWTNVLRDIAPESGAYMSEADLIEPNLQEAFYGANYPALYALKQKYDPTGLFFALTAVGAEDWEVRTTDPLPYSWNNNGRLCPVTS; this is encoded by the exons ATGAAGGGCTTCGTGTCATCCACTCTTGCTACCTTGGCTGGGGCAACTGTGCTGATAGGCACTCAGGGTGCTAGTGTTGTTACTGCATCTCTTACAGCCGCGGCAACCACGGTTTCCCCGAAGCCCACCACGCTGTTTCCTGCACAGACAGTCCAATTGACGAATGAAGTTCTTGCCGCCGTGTCGTCAAACGTTCGAAATGCGAATATATCTGATGTATTCCATTTCGCCGATCCCTACACCGACTCGActctttcaaagaagaaTCCACGAAGCTGCAAAGTGATGCCCGGGGACGTGTCCTGGCCCAAGAATCTGCTCTGGAATACTTTAGATACCCTACTGGGCAAACGACTTATCAAGACAGTACCGCTGGCTGCATACTGCTACCCCGAGTGGCCGGAGTACGATGCAGACAAGTGCGCTAATATTACCTCTCAATGGGCCGTTTCCAATCTCCA TATGGATGACCCAGTTTCCATTATGCTGCCCCGATACGAAGGTAGAACTTGCATGGCGCCTGGGTACAACTACACCAAAACCTGTGAGTTGGGTAGCTACCCGACATACGTTGTCAATGCTTCTACG AACACGGGTCATGACTTCAATGGCAAGTCATCCGGTAAAGGTGCTCTGTCCATTTGGACCCATTGGTTCAAAGATAAGGCGTTTTACCCACAGTACAAGGCCGCCAATGGCTATGTCGGACCAGCCATTAAATTCGGTTCTGGA TACGCGAAGAGCCTCGGCGTTAGCGTCGTTGGCGGAGAAGCTGTGACTGTTGGTCTGGGAGGTGGCCACACTGCAGGTGGTGGTCACTCGCCGTTAAGCAGCATGTACGGCATGGCTGCTGATCAGGTTCTGGCTATGGAAG TTATCTTAGCTAATGGGCGCTTCATTACCGCATCTTCTACTGAAAACTCCGATATTTTCTGGATGCTTCGTGGCGGTGGCGGAAGCACGATTGGGGTTGTTACTTCTCTGATTGTCAAGGCTCTCCCAAGATTGCCAACCACGACAGTTACGTTCAATTTCACCATCAACGACGCCCCCAATGTCGATGCGTTCTGGAAGGGAATTGAGGCCTACTTTGTCAATTTTGAGGATTTTATCAACGCGGGTACCTACGGCTACTACTATGTTGGAGCGTCGGCCACTGAGATTGGGACTGACGATGCTGGATCGACCGACTACTATTTCCGCATGCATTCCGTCGTGGCACCTAACATGACCATCGCTGAGACAAAAGCTCTGCTTGCTCCATGGTACAATGTTCTCGATAGCCTGAACATTACCTACACACCATG CCATGATGCGTGGGCTGTCGCATCACCCAAAGAATACGTCGGAGCTGCCGCGGTCAAAACCACCTCCCGCCTAATGCCCCGAAGCGTCTTCCAGGATGACACTCTCCGTCAGCGTACCTATGCCGCGCACAAAGATGCCATTGAAAAAGGTATCATA GGCCTCTTCGTCGCCGGATTCCACATTTCAGGAACTGGCATCGCCGTCGCCCCACCAAATGACACTTCTGTCCTTCCTGCCCTTCTCGCCCATGTTATCGTCGGCATTAAATGGCCCAATAATGCCACTTGGGAGACCGTCCGTAACGCCTCCCTCGCTGTCACGAGCTGGACGAATGTCTTGCGTGACATTGCCCCGGAGTCCGGCGCCTACATGAGCGAGGCTGATCTGATCGAGCCGAACCTGCAGGAGGCCTTCTATGGGGCTAATTATCCCGCTCTGTACGCATTGAAGCAGAAGTATGATCCCACTGGTCTGTTCTTTGCACTAACTGCTGTTGGTGCGGAGGATTGGGAGGTCAGGACCACTGATCCTTTGCCGTATTCTTGGAATAATAATGGACGGCTTTGTCCTGTTACTTCATAG
- a CDS encoding major facilitator superfamily domain-containing protein: MIWSPLSELPMVGRSPVYVLTLFAFVGLNFAVVYSENFGMFLAFRFLTGFIGSPALATGGASMADIWSPRARDYMIVIWGTFAIAAPVLGPMVGGFASSAQDWTWTIWQLIWVSGFAAVLLFFLLPETYGPNILYRRARRIRHLSQNSDFCSEAELELRQIPPTDILFEALVRPFQLCFLEPIVLVMNVYISLVYGILYIWFEAFPIVFEEIHGFNPGQSGMSFLGIITGTVLFAIPGYFTWKYFYQSKRIGDDGSITPEYELPPACVGSICLPVSLFWFGWTGNFGSVHWIAPIAAAGLFSVGGCLIFNPIFCYLAHAYPRYAASVLAGNDFMRSSFGAGFPLFAAAMFHNLGVGWACTLLGCLTCLFVPFPFVLYWRGRQLRLSSKFARHDI, encoded by the exons ATGATTTGGTCCCCTCTGTCCGAACTTCCCATGGTCGGAAGGAGTCCAGTTTACGTGCTTACGCTCTTCGCGTTCGTGGGTTTGAATTTCGCCGTCGTGTACTCGGAAAACTTTGGAATGTTCCTAGCCTTTCGATTCCTAACTGGGTTCATCGGCTCGCCAGCCCTCGCGACGGGAGGTGCATCGATGGCTGACATCTGGAGCCCCAGGGCACGCGATTATATGATTGTCATATGGGGAACATTCGCTATCGCTGCACCTGTTCTTGGGCCGATGGTGGGCGGGTTTGCATCATCCGCACAGGACTGGACGTGGACTATCTGGCAGCTTATCTGGGTATCTGGCTTCGCTGCTGTCTTGttattcttcctcttgccAGAGACATATGGTCCAAACATTCTCTATCGACGGGCACGACGGATACGCCACTTGAGCCAAAACTCGGACTTTTGCTCTGAGGCGGAGCTCGAGCTACGCCAAATTCCACCTACG GATATTCTGTTTGAAGCACTGGTTCGTCCTTTCCAATTGTGTTTCCTGGAGCCAATCGTCCTCGTCATGAACGTGTACATTTCGCTCGTTTATGGCATACTCTACATATGGTTTGAGGCCTTTCCTATCGTCTTTGAAGAGATACATGGCTTCAACCCAGGACAAAGCGGGATGTCATTCTTGGGTATCATCACCGGTACGGTCCTATTTGCCATTCCAGGATATTTCACGTGGAAGTATTTCTATCAGTCGAAGAGGATCGGGGACGATGGCTCTATTACACCGGAATACGAGCTTCCTCCAGCGTGCGTAGGGAGCATTTGCTTGCCAGTCTCCCTCTTTTGGTTTGGGTGGACTGGGAACTTTGGATCGGTTCACTGGATAGCCCCGATTGCTGCGGCGGGTCTGTTCTCCGTCGGTGGATGTCTAATCTTTAACCCAATATTTTGCTACCTGGCGCATGCATATCCAAGGTATGCAGCGTCGGTGCTCGCCGGAAACGATTTCATGCGTTCATCATTCGGAGCCGGATTTCCATTGTTCGCGGCTGCCATGTTCCACAACTTGGGGGTAGGTTGGGCATGTACATTGCTGGGTTGTTTGACCTGCCTTTTTgtaccttttccttttgtcctCTATTGGCGCGGAAGGCAGCTTCGGTTAAGTAGCAAGTTTGCGCGGCACGACATTTAA
- a CDS encoding Zn(II)2Cys6 transcription factor produces MHHAESNDDHDSTEKSPAATTRPVLSADGSKYHAIQARNIIQLELDDCRCISRERQSILRSALQMVSRVAESDPLCSATSVEEEPWPIDPDIAVPESPPRELLFMLLQGPPESVSVRWPDHLSNKAYERMAVSLLQGSHGTDEQMFHRYCVCVYVKGIFHLYQLSRTTNDPFVKHQLLQSRSAYICATVQSIERLSILNVPNLPTVQALISAALLMQHLGRLNQCWVLTSYAARQIVSLNYHSNLRVPANSDLERDVNSVVYWCYYLDRTLSSLLGRPSSLPDLDIAPTDLIVLDPSSPYDSLLRVLLDLAQVQGKLHSIPCTDSIVSNSSVLETCQLLESRMQSILLRLESDRSLLPKIVQYDWVAADFCFYAIFVEVYRTLLKCSFSPHIHRECLVCARKSLKAFHFLQQHPEQMPGFQDPYPSFLVWTLFLYPLSAFFVVFCNIVGTLDHGDYELMRDIIERLSHFKNDPHLRKLLNLLQSLERLCESLFLGNAAGVPATENVTLSGDESVPFARRDDHPVGPVTMEGFADPLRDSLHGVDSRVPDTELDISADWLMWQLFNSQVPATWIHNDYSPFDVNRFP; encoded by the exons ATGCACCATGCTGAGAGCAACGATGATCATGACTCCACCGAAAAATCTCCTGCTGCGACCACTCGCCCAGTCTTGAGCGCCGATGGCTCGAAGTACCATGCGATCCAAGCCAGAAACATTATCCAGCTAGAACTCGATGACTGCAGATGTATAAGTCGTGAGCGACAATCTATACTTCGTTCAGCACTGCAAATGGTCAGCAGGGTTGCGGAGAGTGACCCTCTCTGCTCCGCCACGAGTGTTGAGGAAGAGCCTTGGCCCATTGACCCAGATATCGCCGTCCCGGAATCACCTCCTCGAGAGCTGCTGTTTATGCTTCTTCAAG GTCCACCGGAGTCTGTGAGCGTCCGGTGGCCAGACCACCTGTCCAACAAGGCCTACGAGAGAATGGCTGTATCATTACTGCAAGGTAGCCACGGGACCGATGAGCAAATGTTTCACCGTTATTGTGTCTGTGTATATGTCAAGGGAATCTTCCATTTGTATCAACTGTCGCGGACTACCAATGACCCTTTCGTGAAGCACCAGCTGTTGCAGTCTAGATCGGCCTACATATGCGCGACTGTTCAAAGTATCGAAAGATTAAGTATCCTCAATGTCCCGAATCTGCCGACCGTGCAAGCCCTCATTTCAGCA GCACTCCTCATGCAGCACCTGGGGAGGCTCAACCAATGTTGGGTTCTTACCTCATACGCTGCTCGGCAGATTGTCTCGCTCAATTACCACTCAAACCTCAGGGTACCAGCTAATTCAGACTTGGAGCGGGATGTAAACAGCGTCGTTTACTGGTGTTATTACCTGGATCGGACTTTAAGCTCCCTTCTTGGTCGGCCTTCATCACTGCCTGACCTTGACATCGCCCCTACAGACTTAATCGTTTTGGACCCATCTTCGCCATACGACAGCCTCTTGCGTGTCCTTCTTGACCTCGCCCAGGTCCAGGGGAAACTGCATTCCATACCCTGCACTGACAGCATTGTGTCAAATAGCAGTGTTTTGGAAACGTGTCAGCTTCTGGAATCCAGAATGCAAAGCATTCTTCTACGTCTAGAGTCG GACCGTAGCCTTCTTCCAAAGATCGTCCAGTACGACTGGGTAGCCGCTGATTTCTGCTTCTACGCCATTTTTGTTGAAGTCTATCGGACCCTCCTGAAATGCTCTTTTAGTCCGCATATACACAGGGAATGTCTTGTTTGTGCCCGTAAATCTCTCAAGGCATTCCATTTTCTCCAGCAGCACCCAGAACAGATGCCGGGGTTTCAGGACCCGTATCCGTCATTTCTGGTCTG GACTCTGTTTCTATACCCCTTGAGTGCCTTTTTTGTGGTCTTCTGCAACATCGTCGGAACATTAGACCACGGAGATTATGAGCTTATGCGAGATATCATTGAAAGATTATCGCATTTCAAGAATGACCCCCATCTGAGAAAGCTCCTAAACTTACTGCAATCGCTGGAGCGGCTGTGCGAGTCATTGTTTCTAGGGAACGCTGCGGGCGTTCCTGCCACAGAAAACGTCACCTTAAGCGGTGACGAGTCTGTCCCTTTCGCTAGGAGAGACGACCACCCTGTTGGCCCAGTCACCATGGAGGGTTTTGCGGACCCATTGCGTGATAGTTTACATGGAGTGGACAGCCGCGTGCCAGATACAGAACTAGATATTTCCGCTGATTGGCTGATGTGGCAGCTTTTTAATAGCCAGGTTCCGGCGACATGGATCCATAATGATTATAGCCCTTTCGATGTGAATAGGTTTCCATAG
- a CDS encoding RmlC-like cupin domain-containing protein, with the protein MTHSEKDAGYTVQCGRLKWLSLAPGVRIKIIKLVPETGEYTIMVHAEPGGLLPRHRHVESAEIYVLKGSGAHPQTGHFSSGDYVSEHKGAIHDPLPFEHETELLMISRGPSVFLAEDGSDLYTMDVEMLQRMIDAEV; encoded by the coding sequence ATGACGCATTCAGAAAAAGACGCAGGTTACACCGTCCAATGCGGCCGCCTCAAATGGCTTTCCCTGGCCCCGGGTGTCCGCATCAAGATTATAAAACTTGTTCCTGAGACTGGGGAGTACACCATCATGGTTCACGCAGAGCCCGGTGGGCTACTTCCCCGACACCGGCACGTAGAAAGTGCGGAGATTTATGTGCTGAAGGGTAGCGGCGCTCACCCTCAGACTGGACACTTCTCGTCTGGTGACTATGTGTCGGAGCATAAAGGAGCCATTCACGATCCGCTGCCTTTCGAACATGAGACAGAACTGTTGATGATTAGCAGAGGGCCGTCAGTGTTTTTGGCCGAGGATGGGTCAGATTTGTATACAATGGATGTAGAAATGCTCCAGCGTATGATTGACGCTGAAGTCTAA
- a CDS encoding putative sugar transporter translates to MNLRRLGSSRDEAEQKLATIKRTLEAVRREPEGASYLECFRKSNLRRTTIAVLLLCMLSAAGASFAASYSTYYAQTVGYNTEMSFKIQVIQQVLSLIGNVISWWLIDRVGRRQVTLWSPFVLMVFLFIIGALATEGSSVAFLPPPT, encoded by the coding sequence ATGAACCTCCGCCGCCTCGGCTCATCGCGCGATGAAGCCGAGCAGAAACTGGCCACGATCAAGAGAACGCTGGAAGCGGTCCGTCGTGAACCCGAAGGCGCCTCATACCTAGAATGCTTTCGGAAGTCCAATCTACGACGCACCACTATTGCCGTTCTCCTTCTGTGCATGCTCTCTGCGGCGGGTGCTTCCTTCGCGGCCTCGTACTCTACCTACTACGCCCAAACAGTAGGCTATAATACGGAAATGTCCTTCAAGATCCAGGTCATTCAACAGGTCCTGTCCCTGATAGGCAATGTCATCTCGTGGTGGTTGATTGACAGAGTTGGTCGGCGCCAAGTGACGTTGTGGAGTCCATTTGTTCTAATGGTCTTTCTCTTTATTATCGGGGCCCTGGCCACTGAGGGCTCATCGGTGGCATTCTTACCCCCACCCACATGA
- a CDS encoding beta-lactamase-like protein: MLTEVEELEIHVIVNDELDPISPSPNPAVKAASRFMGIPLTPLKSNTQRGGATMEMRMDNICCAAHGISLLLIATKGSQKHYLLFDAGPEGDVWERNSRRLRSEIGKIEHITLSHYHRDHSGGLTTAIELINLNDPGSKKVVVDVHPDRPAYRGVQADQPISLEADPSFEELEAAGATLLKSDQPHTVLDDFFLVSGEIPRKTNYEDGIYGGLRFNDSTARWEEDTLIMEERYVMCNLKGKGLVVFTGCGHAGIVNTCRDAARLGNGNPLYCVVGGYHLADADDAKLNATMDDLKKLDPKVLLAGHCTGWRFKCHIAKDMPNCLVPCFSGSKYTL, encoded by the exons ATGCTGACAGAGGTTGAAGAACTCGAGATCCATGTGATCGTCAATGATGAACTTGACCCGATCTCTCCAAGCCCCAACCCTGCCGTAAAGGCAGCAAGCCGTTTCATGGGTATTCCACTGACGCCGTTGAAGTCGAACACCCAACGCGGTGGAGCGACTATGGAAATGCGCATGGATAATATATGTTGCGCAGCCCATGGAATCTCTTTGCTCCTT ATTGCCACAAAGGGCTCCCAGAAGCACTACCTTCTTTTCGATGCTGGGCCCGAAGGGGATGTGTGGGAAAGAAACTCTCGGCGACTGAGATCCGAGATCGGCAAGATTGAGCACATAACTCTCTCGCACTATCATCGAGATCACTCCG GCGGGCTGACTACGGCAATCGAACTAATCAATCTCAACGACCCTGGCTCAAAAAAAGTAGTGGTGGACGTGCACCCAGATCGGCCTGCTTATCGAGGGGTACAAGCTGACCAGCCGATCTCTCTCGAAGCTGACCCGTCTTTCGAGGAGCTGGAAGCGGCCGGAGCCACTTTACTGAAAAGTGACCAACCCCACACTGTGTTGGACGACTTTTTCCTGGTTTCGGGTGAGATACCTCGAAAAACTAATTACGAGGATGGCATTTATGGAGGATTACGCTTCAATGACTCAACTGCCCGATGGGAGGAAGACACCTTGATTATGGAAGAGCGATATGTGATGTGTAATCTCAAAG GTAAGGGTCTTGTTGTTTTTACCGGTTGTGGTCACGCAGGCATCGTAAATACTTGTCGAGATGCAGCCCGCTTGGGAAACGGCAACCCCCTCTACTGCGTAGTGGGTGGCTATCATCTCGCGGACGCGGACGATGCTAAACTTAACGCGACGATGGACGatttgaagaagttggatcCCAAGGTACTACTAGCTGGTCATTGCACGGGCTGGAGATTCAAGTGTCACATTGCGAAGGACATGCCCAATTGCCTGGTCCCATGCTTCTCAGGCAGCAAGTATACTCTCTGA
- a CDS encoding LEA domain protein, with the protein MDQRGADALNSSGGRTLDPGSACFLFPPLTRRGIGPGMVIVLPDDHSSQPTRGNEAPAPAFKWAEEGYTVIEILESALKRENVLRLAVEALVRHDKCTPNDMIGLVAYGSELWGKLCCLPGLDKITAAVIYAAAGDAVQLPSMNIPIVQHLCGRVSSPLQRTTGTMQYDYPDTSTQFFALPSSAAFDYATEGVSHTRNLTFLKKHMNGPFFDLEAIWEEHTYFEFDNRSVEQTMDTMVQEPYVNHIPTMTGGIGRTQLTKFYRDHFIFKNPRDTKNILISRTIGIDRVVDEFIMTLTHDSEIDWLIPGIPPTGCKLEIPFMAVVNIRGDRLYHEHITWDQATVLRQLGLMPEYLPYPYQLPEGKSPVCGRSLEVKAPVAGAETAAKMRDKNSVPSNRLFQGGIREARH; encoded by the exons ATGGACCAAAGAGGCGCTGACGCTCTCAACTCGTCTGGTGGGCGCACCCTGGACCCCGGGTCAGCATGTTTCCTATTTCCGCCCCTCACGCGCAGAGGCATTGGTCCCGGCATGGTCATTGTATTACCTGATGACCATTCAAGCCAACCAACTCGAGGTAATGAGGCCCCTGCGCCTGCATTCAAGTGGGCTGAGGAGGGCTACACCGTTATTGAAATACTGGAGTCTGCACTCAAGCGGGAGAACGTGCTGCGTCTAGCAGTTGAGGCATTGGTACGCCATGACAAGTGCACTCCCAATGACATGATCGGCCTCGTGG CATACGGCTCCGAACTATGGGGAAAGCTATGCTGTCTCCCTGGCTTGGACAAGATTACAGCAGCAGTGATTTATGCAGCGGCAGGAGATGCTGTTCAGTTGCCCTCAATGAACATTCCCATAGTGCAGCATCTTTGTGGACGAGTGAGCTCACCATTACAAAGGACAACCGGCACTATGCAATACGACTATCCCGACACCAGCACCCAGTTTTTTGCCCTTCCTAGTTCGGCTGCGTTCGATTATGCCACTGAAGGGGTCTCTCACACACGAAACTTGACCTTCCTAAAGAAGCATATGAACGGCCCTTTCTTCGACCTGGAGGCTATCTGGGAAGAACATACCTACTTTGAATTTGACAATCGATCTGTTGAGCAAACGATGGACACGATGGTGCAGGAGCCTTACGTGAATCATATCCCAACG ATGACTGGAGGAATCGGCCGCACCCAACTCACCAAATTCTATCGTGATCATTTCATTTTCAAGAATCCGCGCGATACCAAGAATATACTTATAAGTCGGACTATCGGCATCGACCGTGTAGTAGATGAGTTTATCATGACTCTAACACATGATTCGGAGATCGATTGGCT GATTCCTGGCATACCTCCAACCGGCTGTAAGCTGGAGATTCCATTCATGGCGGTAGTCAATATCCGAGGAGACCGCCTTTACCACGAGCATATCACCTGGGATCAGGCCACCGTGCTAAGGCAGCTAGGTTTGATGCCGGAATATCTGCCTTACCCGTATCAACTTCCGGAAGGGAAAAGTCCAGTCTGTGGGAGAAGCCTTGAAGTCAAAGCTCCGGTGGCAGGCGCCGAAACGGCAGCTAAAATGCGTGATAAGAATTCTGTCCCATCGAACCGGTTGTTCCAGGGGGGTATTCGAGAAGCCAGACACTGA
- a CDS encoding putative short chain-type dehydrogenase, with protein sequence MSNVLVTGSSRGLGLELVRQLASGECQGGIVIAAARKCSPELRDLISHSHGSVVFVPLDLTDERAITKSVTAVQSALKEKSLDVLINCAGVHSETQGKLVHMCDLDYHLSVNVVGTHNVIRQYLPFMRDSKVKKIANISSAYGSLANASDVAYAPCPAYKISKAALNALTVQYALSYKDDGFIFLSVNPGWLQSDMGGMNADLTLPQGADAVLNVILAADCTDNGRFKNIHVPGWEAYNGEDVPW encoded by the exons ATGTCGAACGTCCTCGTTACGGGTAGTTCCCGTGGTCTTGGGCTGGAGCTGGTGAGGCAACTGGCTTCCGGCGAATGCCAAGGGGGTATAGTGATTGCTGCGGCTCGAAAATGTAGCCCGGAGCTGCGCGACTTGATCTCGCACTCCCATGGCTCTGTCGTGTTCGTGCCTTTGGATCTCACCGACGAGAGGGCGATCACAAAATCGGTGACAGCTGTCCAATCCGCCCTAAAAGAGAAGAGTCTAGATGTCCTGATCAACTGTGCTGGTGTACACAGTGAAACTCAGGGGAAGCTAGTTCACAT GTGTGACCTGGACTATCACTTGTCGGTAAATGTTGTGGGCACACATAATGTTATACGACAATACCTTCCTTTCATGCGCGACAGCAAGGTAAAGAAGATTGCCAATAT TTCGAGCGCATATGGTTCCTTAGCGAATGCATCAGACGTTGCCTATGCTCCTTGTCCGGCGTATAAGATAAGCAAAGCGGCTTTGAATGCCTTGACCGTCCAATACGCACTATCTTATAAGGATGATGgctttatttttctttctgtgaaTCCTGGG TGGCTGCAGAGCGACATGGGCGGTATGAATGCGGACCTCACCCTCCCACAAGGTGCGGACGCGGTTCTTAACGTTATTCTGGCTGCCGACTGCACGGACAACGGCCGTTTCAAGAATATTCATGTGCCAGGGTGGGAAGCTTACAATGGTGAAGACGTACCTTGGTAA